CAGAATTAACAAAAGCGTTAATCGAGAAGAAAGTTGTCGCGATTGCATATGAAACAGTACAATTAGAAAACCGTTCTCTACCATTACTTGCACCTATGAGTGAAGTAGCTGGTCGTATGGCTGCACAAATCGGTGCACAATTCCTTGAGAAAAACAAAGGCGGTAAAGGTATCTTACTTGCAGGTGTTCCAGGGGTTAAACGTGGTAAAGTAACAATTATCGGTGGTGGACAAGCTGGTACAAATGCTGCTAAAATTGCAGTTGGACTAGGTGCGGATGTAACAATCATCGACTTAAGTGCAGAACGTCTTCGTCAATTAGATGACATTTTCGGAAACCAAGTAAAAACTTTAATGTCTAATCCTTACAATATTGCAGAAGCTGTAAAAGAATCTGATCTTGTAATCGGTGCAGTATTAATCCCAGGTGCAAAAGCGCCAAAACTTGTAACAGAAGAAATGATTAAATCAATGGAACCAGGTTCTGTTGTTGTAGATATCGCGATTGACCAAGGTGGTATTTTCGAAACAACTGACCGTATTACAACTCATGATAACCCAACTTATGAAAAACACGGCGTTGTTCACTATGCAGTTGCAAACATGCCAGGTGCGGTTCCACGTACATCAACTCTTGCATTAACAAACGTAACAGTACCATATGCAGTACAAATTGCTAACAAAGGCTACAAAGAAGCTTGCCTAGGCAACTCTGCATTACTAAAAGGTATTAACACATTAGATGGCTACGTAACATTCGAAGCAGTTGCAGAAGCTCACGGTGTAGAGTACAAAGGTGCTAAAGAATTATTAGAAGCAGAAACAGTATCTTGCTAATAGAAGCATTATACAAAACAAAATCGAACAATATATAAAACAACATGATAAGAGCTAAGAGATAATACCTCTTAGCTCTTCTTGGTAAAAGGGGGCATTCATCGTGGCCAACCTATTCAAAAAGAAATCCGTTACGCAATTGTTAGGGGAAAGTAAAAGTAAAACTTTGACGAAAACGCTAGGGGCATTTGACCTAACAATGCTAGGGATTGGTGCGATAATTGGTACAGGAGTTCTAGTATTAACGGGATTAGTAGCAGCAAGAGATGCTGGTCCAGCAGTTATTTTTTCATTTATGATTGCAGCAATCGTTTGTGGATTTGCAGCTTTATGTTATGCGGAGGTTGCATCTACACTTCCTGTTTCAGGTAGTGTGTACACATATTCATATGCAACAATTGGTGAATTTGTTGCCCATTTAATGGGATGGACATTGTTATCCGTATATGTCGTAACAACTGCCGCAGTAGCTGGCGGATGGACAGGTTATTTCAATAATTTAGTGAGTGGATTGGGACTTGAAATTCCAAAAGCATTGTTAACGATTCCATCGCAAGGTGGTATGGTGAACTTACCGGCAATTATCGTTACGTTGGTTATAACTTGGTTATTATCACGAGGTACGAAAGAAAGTAAGCGTGTGAATAACATAATGGTATTAATTAAAATTGGTATTGTTGTTTTATTCATTGCAGTTGGTGTATTCTACGTGAAACCAGAAAACTGGATACCATTTGCACCGTACGGCTTAAGTGGAGTCTTTGCCGGAGGAGCAGCAGTATTCTTCGCTTTCTTAGGATTTGATGCATTAGCAACTTCTGCTGAAGAAGTAAAAAATCCGCAACGTGATCTACCGATTGGTATTATTGCTTCGTTAGTTATTTGTACAATCATTTATGTTGTAGTTTGTCTCGTTATGACAGGTATGGTTTCTTACAAGGAATTAGATGTACCAGAAGCGATGGCATATGTACTAGAGGTTGTAGGGCAAGATAAAGTGGCTGGTGTAATCGCTATTGGAGCTGTAATCGGTATTATGGCTGTAATTTTCGCTTACATTTATGCGACAACACGTGTATTCTTCGCAATGAGCCGTGACGGTTTATTACCAAAATCTTTTGCGAAAATTAACAAGAAGACAGAAGCACCAACATTTTCAGTTTGGTTAACAGGAATTGGTAGTGCTTTAATTGCTGGATTTATCGATTTAAAAGAATTGTCGAATTTAGCGAATATTGGAGCGTTATTAACATTTGCGATGGTTGGTGTAACTGTCATCATTCTTCGTAAAACACATCCGAAATTACAACGTGGATTTATGGTACCACTTGTACCAATCTTACCGATTATTTCAGTTGCATGCTGTCTATTCTTAATGCTAAATTTACCATTAACAACATGGATTTACTTCGGTATTTGGTTAGCAATCGGAGTGGTTGTATACTTTGTTTATTCGAAAAAACATAGTCATTTAAAAGACGATGGAAGTTCGCAAGATAGTTTAGAAAAAGCTAATTAAAAAAAGCTAAATAAAAGGGATATAAGATAGTAAGCCTTGTGCGTCTAGGGAACGCGCAAGGCTTTTTATTATGTAAATATAAAGGGAATGGATATGGTTTTGTAGAATTTTGTATGTCGTAATATGCAAAAGGGGTGTAAGAATGAGAATAAAAGAAGATATAAAAGTTGTCGTTGGAGCAGAGGGATACAATAATAACCCTGGTTGGTTACATACGAATGAAGAAGAATTAAATTTATTAAAAAGAGCAACGTGGCTTAATAAATTT
This genomic interval from Bacillus cereus contains the following:
- a CDS encoding amino acid permease; translation: MANLFKKKSVTQLLGESKSKTLTKTLGAFDLTMLGIGAIIGTGVLVLTGLVAARDAGPAVIFSFMIAAIVCGFAALCYAEVASTLPVSGSVYTYSYATIGEFVAHLMGWTLLSVYVVTTAAVAGGWTGYFNNLVSGLGLEIPKALLTIPSQGGMVNLPAIIVTLVITWLLSRGTKESKRVNNIMVLIKIGIVVLFIAVGVFYVKPENWIPFAPYGLSGVFAGGAAVFFAFLGFDALATSAEEVKNPQRDLPIGIIASLVICTIIYVVVCLVMTGMVSYKELDVPEAMAYVLEVVGQDKVAGVIAIGAVIGIMAVIFAYIYATTRVFFAMSRDGLLPKSFAKINKKTEAPTFSVWLTGIGSALIAGFIDLKELSNLANIGALLTFAMVGVTVIILRKTHPKLQRGFMVPLVPILPIISVACCLFLMLNLPLTTWIYFGIWLAIGVVVYFVYSKKHSHLKDDGSSQDSLEKAN
- the ald gene encoding alanine dehydrogenase — protein: MRIGVPAEIKNNENRVAMTPAGVVHLIRNNHEVFIQKGAGLGSGFTDTQYVEAGAKIVDTAEEAWNMEMVMKVKEPVESEYKHFSEGLILFTYLHLAPEPELTKALIEKKVVAIAYETVQLENRSLPLLAPMSEVAGRMAAQIGAQFLEKNKGGKGILLAGVPGVKRGKVTIIGGGQAGTNAAKIAVGLGADVTIIDLSAERLRQLDDIFGNQVKTLMSNPYNIAEAVKESDLVIGAVLIPGAKAPKLVTEEMIKSMEPGSVVVDIAIDQGGIFETTDRITTHDNPTYEKHGVVHYAVANMPGAVPRTSTLALTNVTVPYAVQIANKGYKEACLGNSALLKGINTLDGYVTFEAVAEAHGVEYKGAKELLEAETVSC